Proteins encoded in a region of the Marinococcus sp. PL1-022 genome:
- the dnaN gene encoding DNA polymerase III subunit beta — protein sequence MHFTVNRDQFVQHVQNVNKAVSSRTTIPILTGIKIVAAADGVTLTGSDSDISIETFIPTEENDTQYVQVHEQGSIVLQARFFAEIVKKLPGEEIEVVVQDQFATTIRSGSVVFNLNGLDPEEYPRLPKLDDTNMFHLPQSLLKDMIRQTVFAVSAQETRPVLTGVNLESENGELICTATDSHRLALRKASLEAGSDAPDLSNIVIPGKSLNELSRLLSDDDSTVEIIITETQVMFRFPHLLFYSRLLDGKYPVTKNMIPSETKTGVELSTKELLQSLDRALLLSRETKNNVINLKTLGDGRVEINSVSSEIGKVTENIDCDKIDGEELRISFNGKNITDALKVIDSEKIHIQFTGAMSPFVVRPTDHDQMLHLFSPVRTY from the coding sequence ATGCATTTCACCGTCAATCGAGATCAATTTGTGCAACATGTACAAAACGTAAATAAAGCTGTCTCCTCCAGAACGACAATTCCGATACTGACTGGAATTAAAATCGTTGCAGCCGCCGATGGAGTAACGTTAACCGGCAGCGATTCTGACATATCCATTGAAACGTTCATTCCAACAGAAGAGAACGATACTCAGTATGTTCAGGTGCACGAGCAGGGGAGCATTGTACTTCAGGCCCGCTTTTTTGCAGAAATAGTGAAAAAGCTTCCGGGAGAAGAGATCGAAGTGGTGGTACAGGATCAGTTTGCCACTACGATTCGTTCGGGCTCTGTCGTGTTTAACCTGAACGGTCTGGACCCGGAAGAATATCCACGGCTGCCAAAGCTTGATGATACAAATATGTTCCATCTGCCACAGAGCTTACTCAAGGATATGATCCGCCAGACAGTTTTTGCCGTGTCAGCCCAGGAAACGCGACCGGTACTGACAGGTGTAAACCTTGAAAGCGAAAACGGAGAACTCATCTGTACTGCTACAGACAGTCACCGGCTCGCTCTCCGGAAAGCTAGTCTCGAGGCAGGTTCAGACGCTCCTGATTTATCCAACATTGTCATTCCGGGTAAAAGCCTGAATGAATTAAGCCGTCTGCTGAGCGATGATGATTCCACTGTCGAAATTATTATCACGGAAACCCAGGTGATGTTCCGTTTTCCACATCTTCTGTTTTATTCCCGGCTTCTTGACGGGAAATATCCGGTGACCAAAAATATGATCCCTTCTGAAACCAAAACCGGCGTGGAGCTGTCCACAAAGGAATTACTGCAGTCACTCGACCGGGCACTGCTGCTTTCAAGAGAAACGAAAAACAACGTAATCAACTTAAAAACACTTGGAGACGGAAGGGTCGAGATTAACTCCGTTTCTTCCGAAATTGGGAAAGTGACGGAAAACATCGATTGTGATAAAATAGACGGAGAAGAGCTTCGCATTTCGTTTAACGGAAAAAATATCACAGATGCCCTAAAAGTAATCGACAGTGAAAAAATTCATATTCAATTTACCGGGGCGATGAGCCCGTTTGTAGTGCGTCCGACAGACCATGATCAGATGCTGCATTTATTCTCCCCGGTCCGCACGTATTAA
- the dnaA gene encoding chromosomal replication initiator protein DnaA, which yields MENITDLWNQTLELMQEKVSKPSYETWLKATEASDLQGDTVIIEAPNEFARDWLESRYTNLITDALEDITGSALQVKFVIPQAEAPVENEPAPLKAAPSGSSQDPPKSMLNDKYSFNTFVIGSGNRFAHAASLAVAEAPAKAYNPLFIYGGVGLGKTHLMHAIGHYVIDHNPNAKVMYLSSEKFTNEFINAIRDNKAVHFRNKYRNVDVLLIDDIQFLAGKEQTQEEFFHTFNALHEESKQIVISSDRPPKEIPTLEDRLRSRFEWGLITDITPPDLETRIAILRKKAKAEMLDIPNEVMLYIANQIDTNIRELEGALIRVVAYSSLINQDMNADLAAEALKDIIPTAQPKTVTIEHIQERVATQFQMPVPELKAKKRTKSIAFPRQIAMYLSREMTDASLPKIGEAFGGRDHTTVIHAHEKISNLMSTDTELQKTVQGIIDQLRT from the coding sequence TTGGAAAATATTACTGATTTATGGAACCAGACATTGGAACTAATGCAGGAAAAAGTAAGTAAACCAAGCTATGAAACGTGGTTGAAAGCAACAGAGGCCTCGGATCTTCAAGGAGATACCGTCATTATTGAAGCACCGAACGAGTTTGCCCGTGACTGGCTTGAGAGCCGTTATACAAACCTGATTACTGACGCTTTAGAAGATATCACCGGATCCGCGCTGCAGGTAAAATTTGTGATCCCGCAGGCTGAAGCCCCGGTGGAAAATGAACCAGCGCCCCTAAAAGCAGCTCCGTCCGGTTCCAGCCAGGACCCTCCAAAGAGCATGCTGAATGATAAATACTCATTTAATACTTTCGTGATCGGCTCCGGGAACCGTTTTGCCCACGCTGCCTCGCTTGCAGTAGCTGAAGCACCGGCCAAAGCGTACAATCCATTGTTTATTTACGGCGGGGTCGGCCTTGGAAAAACCCACTTGATGCATGCCATCGGCCATTACGTTATTGATCATAATCCCAATGCCAAGGTTATGTACTTGTCCTCTGAAAAATTCACCAACGAGTTTATCAACGCTATCCGGGACAACAAAGCTGTGCATTTCCGGAACAAATATCGAAACGTCGATGTACTGCTCATCGACGATATTCAGTTTTTAGCGGGAAAAGAGCAGACCCAGGAAGAGTTTTTCCACACCTTCAATGCTCTTCATGAAGAAAGCAAGCAAATTGTCATTTCCAGTGACCGCCCGCCAAAGGAAATACCAACGCTTGAAGACCGGCTCCGATCCCGGTTTGAATGGGGATTAATCACTGATATCACGCCGCCGGACCTGGAAACAAGAATCGCTATTCTGCGTAAAAAAGCAAAGGCGGAAATGCTCGATATTCCAAACGAGGTCATGCTCTATATTGCCAATCAAATTGATACAAACATTCGTGAACTTGAAGGGGCGCTCATCCGTGTTGTCGCTTATTCTTCGTTGATCAATCAGGACATGAATGCTGACCTCGCAGCTGAAGCCTTGAAAGATATCATTCCTACCGCCCAGCCTAAGACAGTCACTATTGAGCACATCCAGGAACGGGTGGCGACCCAGTTTCAGATGCCTGTGCCGGAATTAAAAGCAAAAAAACGTACGAAGAGCATTGCTTTTCCGCGTCAGATCGCCATGTATCTGTCCAGGGAAATGACCGATGCCTCCCTGCCAAAAATCGGCGAGGCTTTTGGCGGCAGAGACCATACGACAGTCATTCATGCCCACGAAAAAATATCAAATCTAATGTCTACAGACACAGAACTGCAAAAAACAGTCCAGGGAATCATCGATCAGTTACGCACATAG
- the gyrB gene encoding DNA topoisomerase (ATP-hydrolyzing) subunit B gives MSMNQNSYDENQIQVLEGLEAVRKRPGMYIGSTTSRGLHHLVWEIVDNSIDEAMGGYCDQIYITIEEDNSITVEDNGRGVPVGMHEKMGRPAVEVIMTVLHAGGKFGGGGYKVSGGLHGVGASVVNALSETLDIEVHREGEIYQQAYRRGIPQHDLETVGKTDKRGTKIRFKPDPDIFEETTEFEFETLTTRVRELAFLNRGLHITCTDKRTEEEQVQTYHYEGGIASFVEYLNRQKDTLHKEPIFLEATRNDIQVEVAMQYNNGYTSNVYSFANNINTHEGGTHESGFRTALTRVINDYARRNSLFKENDPNLIGDDVREGLVAIVSVKIPDPQFEGQTKTKLGNGEARTITDSLFSEHFSRFMSENPDTARTIVEKGLMASRARDAAKKARELTRRKSALEVSSLPGKLADCTSKDAASSEVYIVEGDSAGGSAKQGRDRHFQAILPLRGKILNVEKARLDKILANNEIRTIITALGTGIGNEFDIEKARYHRIIIMTDADVDGAHIRTLLLTFFYRYMRPLLERGYIYIAQPPLYKVQQGKYVRYLFFERELQPALAELPAQPKPNLQRYKGLGEMNPTQLWETTMDPDSRTTMQVTLEEAMVADEVFETLMGDHVEPRRDFIQENAHYVQNLDV, from the coding sequence TTGTCGATGAACCAAAATTCATACGATGAAAATCAAATCCAGGTACTTGAAGGACTCGAAGCAGTCCGGAAACGTCCAGGCATGTATATCGGCTCTACAACGTCCAGAGGACTTCACCATTTAGTGTGGGAGATCGTTGATAACAGCATTGATGAAGCCATGGGCGGCTATTGTGACCAAATATATATTACGATCGAAGAAGACAACAGCATTACCGTGGAAGACAACGGCCGCGGTGTGCCTGTCGGCATGCACGAAAAAATGGGGCGTCCGGCCGTGGAGGTTATTATGACCGTGCTTCACGCCGGCGGTAAATTTGGCGGCGGGGGCTATAAAGTTTCCGGCGGGCTTCACGGCGTGGGAGCGAGCGTAGTGAACGCTCTTTCCGAAACGCTTGATATCGAAGTCCACAGAGAAGGCGAGATCTATCAGCAGGCTTACCGCCGCGGTATTCCGCAGCACGACCTTGAAACCGTCGGTAAGACAGATAAACGGGGAACGAAGATCCGCTTTAAACCGGACCCGGACATCTTTGAAGAAACAACCGAGTTTGAATTTGAAACGCTCACCACCCGTGTACGCGAACTTGCATTTCTTAACCGCGGGCTCCATATTACGTGTACCGATAAACGCACGGAGGAAGAGCAGGTCCAGACCTATCATTACGAAGGCGGCATTGCTTCCTTTGTGGAATACCTGAATCGTCAGAAGGACACACTCCACAAAGAGCCGATTTTTCTTGAAGCAACCCGCAACGATATTCAGGTGGAAGTAGCCATGCAGTACAACAATGGATATACGAGCAATGTATATTCGTTTGCAAATAATATTAATACCCATGAAGGCGGTACCCACGAGTCGGGATTCCGGACGGCGCTGACGAGAGTTATTAACGACTATGCCCGCAGAAACAGCCTGTTCAAAGAAAACGATCCAAACTTAATCGGAGACGATGTACGTGAAGGCCTCGTTGCGATTGTCAGCGTGAAAATTCCGGATCCGCAGTTTGAAGGACAGACAAAAACAAAATTAGGGAACGGGGAAGCCCGTACCATTACAGATTCATTATTCTCGGAGCATTTTTCGAGGTTTATGAGCGAAAATCCGGATACAGCCAGGACGATCGTAGAAAAAGGACTGATGGCCTCAAGGGCACGGGATGCTGCGAAAAAAGCAAGGGAATTAACCCGCCGTAAAAGTGCCCTCGAAGTCAGTTCGCTTCCGGGAAAACTGGCCGACTGCACCTCAAAGGATGCAGCGAGCAGTGAGGTGTATATCGTCGAAGGGGATTCTGCCGGCGGTTCAGCCAAACAGGGCCGGGACCGGCATTTCCAGGCTATTCTGCCGCTTCGCGGAAAAATTCTGAACGTGGAAAAAGCGCGCCTGGATAAAATTCTTGCCAACAATGAGATCAGGACCATTATTACAGCTCTCGGAACAGGAATCGGCAACGAATTTGACATCGAAAAGGCCCGCTATCACCGCATTATTATTATGACGGATGCCGATGTGGACGGAGCCCATATCCGGACACTTCTGCTAACCTTCTTTTACCGTTACATGCGGCCGCTGCTTGAAAGAGGATACATTTATATTGCCCAGCCGCCTCTGTATAAGGTCCAGCAGGGCAAATACGTTCGCTATCTCTTTTTCGAGCGTGAACTTCAGCCTGCACTGGCTGAGCTTCCGGCGCAGCCAAAACCAAATCTTCAGCGCTATAAAGGACTTGGGGAAATGAATCCGACCCAGCTTTGGGAAACGACCATGGATCCGGATTCAAGAACGACGATGCAGGTGACGCTTGAAGAAGCAATGGTGGCCGATGAAGTGTTTGAAACACTGATGGGCGATCACGTAGAGCCGCGTCGTGACTTTATTCAGGAAAACGCGCATTACGTACAGAACCTCGACGTGTAA
- the rnpA gene encoding ribonuclease P protein component: protein MKKQNRLKKNHEFSYIFAHGTSFANRQFVLYTLKKDEQVHYRAGLTVSKRMGNAVMRNRIKRYLREAVSELEPRIQGGYDLVVIARKPVADMDYHETKKSLTHVFKKAGLLNSGKAKPEK, encoded by the coding sequence ATGAAAAAGCAAAATCGTTTAAAAAAGAATCACGAGTTCAGCTATATTTTTGCGCACGGAACTTCCTTTGCCAACCGGCAATTTGTGCTTTATACCTTAAAAAAAGACGAACAGGTTCATTACCGGGCAGGACTCACCGTCAGTAAGCGAATGGGAAACGCCGTCATGCGCAACAGGATCAAGCGCTATCTGCGCGAAGCTGTATCGGAGCTTGAGCCCCGGATCCAAGGAGGCTACGACCTGGTAGTGATAGCGAGGAAACCAGTAGCGGATATGGACTACCATGAAACGAAAAAAAGTCTGACCCATGTATTTAAAAAGGCCGGTTTGTTAAACTCAGGTAAAGCAAAGCCCGAAAAATAG
- the jag gene encoding RNA-binding cell elongation regulator Jag/EloR encodes MNQSMKVSGKTVEEALDTAVQKWETTIDRIEYQVLEEPRKGFLGIGAKQASVEVILRIDPVEEAAAYLKDLVQAMNVEAEVEVQISRKHTAMEIKGSSLGLLIGKRGKTLDALQHLTNTAANKYADAKQHIVLDAENYRGKRKESLQRFADRMAGKALRESRTIKLEPMDAAERKIIHQTLHQHNSIETTSSGKEPRRHVVITPVEKKS; translated from the coding sequence GTGAACCAATCGATGAAGGTTTCCGGGAAAACAGTAGAAGAAGCTTTGGATACAGCTGTACAGAAATGGGAAACGACAATAGACCGTATCGAGTATCAGGTGCTTGAAGAACCAAGAAAAGGATTTTTGGGTATTGGAGCGAAGCAGGCTTCTGTTGAAGTAATTCTTCGAATCGATCCTGTGGAGGAAGCGGCTGCGTACTTAAAAGACCTGGTTCAGGCTATGAATGTGGAAGCAGAAGTGGAAGTACAGATCTCAAGAAAGCATACTGCGATGGAGATCAAAGGCTCTTCGCTGGGCCTGCTGATTGGAAAACGCGGAAAAACCCTCGATGCGCTCCAGCATCTTACGAACACAGCTGCCAATAAATATGCTGATGCCAAACAGCATATTGTACTTGACGCTGAAAATTATCGTGGGAAACGAAAAGAATCACTGCAGCGGTTTGCAGACCGGATGGCTGGGAAAGCACTCCGGGAATCCAGAACAATTAAACTTGAGCCCATGGACGCAGCGGAGCGAAAAATTATTCATCAGACCCTGCACCAGCACAACAGCATTGAAACAACGTCGTCAGGAAAAGAACCAAGACGCCATGTAGTAATTACTCCCGTTGAAAAGAAAAGCTAA
- the gyrA gene encoding DNA gyrase subunit A, with protein sequence MAENESRVTEIGIGEEMRTSFLDYAMSVIVSRALPDVRDGMKPVHRRILFAMSELGMTPEKPFRKSARIVGDVIGKYHPHGDSAVYETMVRMAQDFSYRHPIVNGHGNFGSVDGDGAAAMRYTEAKMSKISLEMVRDINKDTIDYQENYDGNEREPVVLPARFPNLLVNGTSGIAVGMATNIPPHRLEEVIDGVLALSEDPDITVEELMDYIPGPDFPTAASILGRSGIRKAYQTGKGSIIIRSHAYIEEDKKGKETIIVDELPYQVNKARLVERIAELVRDKKIDGITDLRDESDRNGMRVVVEVRRDANANVILNNLYKQTALQTSFGINMLALVNGQPKVLNLKECLYHYLEHQKVVIKRRTAFELRKAEARAHIVEGLRVALDHLDAVIELIRGSETTDIARNGLMDNYDLSEDQAQAILDMRLQRLTGLERDKIEQEYRELMERIRELKEILANEERVLEIIREELTEVKEKFGDDRRTRLEAGENSIEDEDLIPRQDVVVTISHQGYIKRMPIDTYRSQRRGGRGVQGMGTNEDDFVEHLLTTNSHQTILFFTNKGKVYRLKAYEIPELSRTAKGIPLINLLQIDKGEYISTVIPIEEFSENAYLFFLTKKGISKRTVLSAFSNIRKGGLFAINVREDDELHGVRLTSGDDSLIIGTKQGMSIHFDEEDVRSMGRTASGVKAISLREDDEVVGMDISVENEMILMVTNKGYGKLTSIEEFSKQNRGGKGLKAIKLTSRTGELAAMRSVPLDIDLMVMTIHGVVIRMQVGDVSRLGRYAQGVRLIRLDKGEAVSTVAPVIEHEAAEEENVPAESEEE encoded by the coding sequence ATGGCAGAAAACGAATCCAGAGTCACGGAGATTGGTATTGGCGAGGAAATGCGGACCTCGTTTTTAGACTACGCGATGAGTGTTATCGTCAGCCGGGCCCTCCCGGACGTTCGCGACGGAATGAAGCCGGTGCACCGGCGTATTTTATTTGCAATGAGCGAACTCGGCATGACGCCGGAAAAACCGTTCCGGAAGTCGGCCCGTATCGTTGGTGACGTTATCGGTAAATACCATCCGCACGGCGACTCCGCGGTTTATGAAACGATGGTGCGGATGGCCCAGGATTTCAGCTACCGCCACCCAATCGTTAACGGACACGGAAACTTCGGTTCCGTGGACGGAGACGGAGCAGCAGCAATGCGTTACACTGAAGCGAAAATGTCTAAAATATCGCTTGAGATGGTCCGCGATATTAACAAAGACACAATTGATTACCAGGAAAACTATGACGGCAACGAGCGGGAGCCCGTGGTTCTGCCGGCGCGTTTCCCGAACCTGCTGGTCAACGGCACCTCCGGAATTGCCGTAGGCATGGCTACCAATATTCCGCCGCACCGTCTTGAAGAAGTTATTGACGGGGTACTTGCCCTGAGTGAAGATCCTGATATTACAGTAGAAGAGCTGATGGACTATATTCCCGGGCCGGATTTTCCAACGGCTGCTTCCATTTTAGGCCGCTCCGGCATCCGGAAGGCGTATCAGACGGGCAAAGGCTCAATAATCATCCGTTCGCACGCCTACATTGAAGAAGATAAAAAAGGTAAGGAAACAATCATCGTAGATGAGCTGCCGTACCAGGTGAACAAAGCCCGGCTGGTGGAGCGTATTGCAGAGCTTGTGCGCGATAAAAAAATCGATGGCATTACTGATCTGCGCGACGAATCAGACCGTAACGGCATGCGGGTCGTCGTGGAAGTACGAAGAGATGCCAACGCCAACGTTATTTTAAATAACCTGTACAAGCAGACGGCGCTGCAGACGAGCTTTGGTATTAACATGCTGGCTCTTGTGAACGGCCAGCCGAAGGTGCTGAACCTCAAGGAATGTCTGTATCACTACCTCGAGCACCAAAAAGTAGTTATTAAGCGCCGGACTGCTTTTGAACTTCGAAAAGCAGAGGCCCGGGCCCACATTGTGGAAGGCCTGCGGGTGGCGCTTGACCATCTGGATGCGGTGATTGAACTGATCCGGGGATCGGAAACCACAGACATCGCAAGAAACGGTTTGATGGACAACTATGATTTGAGTGAAGATCAGGCTCAGGCTATTCTCGACATGCGTCTGCAGCGTTTAACCGGACTCGAAAGAGATAAGATTGAACAGGAGTACCGGGAGCTGATGGAGCGGATCCGGGAGCTGAAGGAAATTTTGGCTAACGAAGAACGGGTGCTCGAAATTATCCGGGAAGAGCTTACCGAAGTGAAGGAAAAATTCGGTGATGACCGGCGGACACGTCTCGAAGCCGGAGAGAATTCCATCGAAGATGAAGACCTTATTCCGCGGCAGGATGTAGTAGTCACTATCTCGCATCAGGGCTACATTAAACGTATGCCGATTGATACGTACCGGAGCCAGCGCCGCGGTGGACGCGGGGTCCAGGGAATGGGTACAAACGAAGATGACTTTGTAGAGCATCTGCTGACGACCAATTCCCACCAGACCATTCTTTTCTTCACCAACAAAGGAAAAGTATACCGTCTGAAGGCTTACGAAATTCCTGAATTAAGCCGTACGGCTAAAGGGATTCCGTTAATTAATCTCCTCCAGATTGATAAAGGGGAGTATATCAGCACCGTCATTCCGATCGAGGAATTCTCGGAAAACGCTTATCTTTTCTTCCTGACGAAAAAAGGAATTTCGAAAAGAACCGTTCTCTCTGCCTTCTCAAATATCCGTAAGGGCGGCCTGTTCGCTATTAACGTCCGGGAGGACGATGAGCTTCACGGCGTACGGCTTACCTCCGGAGATGATTCCTTAATCATCGGTACAAAGCAGGGAATGTCCATTCACTTTGATGAAGAGGACGTGCGCTCGATGGGGCGGACCGCTTCCGGAGTTAAAGCAATTTCGCTTCGTGAGGATGACGAAGTAGTAGGTATGGATATTTCAGTGGAGAATGAAATGATCCTGATGGTGACAAACAAAGGATACGGGAAGCTTACCTCAATTGAAGAATTCAGTAAGCAGAACCGTGGCGGAAAAGGGTTAAAGGCGATTAAACTCACAAGCCGCACGGGAGAACTCGCAGCGATGCGTTCAGTACCGTTGGACATTGATCTGATGGTGATGACCATTCACGGGGTTGTTATCCGGATGCAGGTTGGTGACGTTTCAAGACTCGGCCGGTACGCCCAGGGCGTGCGACTTATCCGCCTTGATAAAGGCGAAGCTGTGTCCACAGTAGCACCTGTAATTGAACACGAAGCTGCCGAAGAAGAAAATGTTCCAGCAGAATCAGAAGAAGAATAA
- the remB gene encoding extracellular matrix regulator RemB, which produces MFIHLGDGTVIRSKDVIAILDSNSQDSSSITRQFLQAVENDDKEQIADSEAKSVVVTKEKVYFSPISSLTLKRRSQIISEYDEYHEEIQSAKEN; this is translated from the coding sequence TTGTTTATACATTTAGGCGACGGCACTGTAATACGTTCAAAAGACGTTATCGCTATTTTAGACAGCAACAGCCAGGATTCTTCAAGCATTACAAGACAGTTCCTGCAGGCAGTGGAAAATGATGATAAAGAACAAATTGCAGATTCCGAAGCAAAGTCCGTCGTGGTTACAAAAGAGAAGGTTTATTTCTCCCCTATTTCTTCGTTAACGCTGAAGCGCAGATCGCAGATTATTTCAGAATATGATGAATATCATGAAGAAATACAGTCTGCCAAAGAAAACTGA
- the rpmH gene encoding 50S ribosomal protein L34, whose translation MGKPTFTPNNRKRKKVHGFRARMGTKNGRQVLKNRRRKGRKVLSA comes from the coding sequence ATGGGAAAACCAACATTTACCCCTAACAACCGGAAGCGTAAAAAAGTACACGGTTTCCGTGCGAGAATGGGAACAAAGAACGGTCGTCAGGTTTTGAAAAATCGTCGTCGTAAAGGTAGAAAAGTATTATCTGCATAA
- the recF gene encoding DNA replication/repair protein RecF (All proteins in this family for which functions are known are DNA-binding proteins that assist the filamentation of RecA onto DNA for the initiation of recombination or recombinational repair.), which translates to MYVKNIRLKQYRNYGDIALQIENTVNVIVGENAQGKTNLMEAIHMLAFAKSHRTSKDRELIGWDHDFARIEASVEREQRHVDLEVILSAKGKKVKKNGIEQKKLSEYIGACNVVMFAPEDLNLVKGGPNMRRRFIDMEIGQISPVYLHDLSKYQRILKQRNQLLKGMFPAPSREQELTLEVIDEQYIEAAVKVIQRRYGFLQQLEGWASEIHTRITQDREQLKLQYDPSANIHAEMEASVLAEQLRAELERRRENEIRRGLSLAGPHRDEMKLLVNDRDVQTYGSQGQQRTAALSLKMAEIELIRSYVGEYPILLLDDVLSELDQHRQSHLLDAIQGKVQTFVTTTSIESIKHETIERATVFTARQGQLEKQ; encoded by the coding sequence GTGTATGTAAAAAATATTCGGCTCAAGCAGTATCGCAACTACGGTGATATTGCCCTGCAGATAGAGAACACCGTAAACGTTATTGTCGGGGAAAATGCCCAGGGAAAAACAAACCTGATGGAAGCCATTCATATGCTTGCTTTTGCGAAATCCCACCGGACTTCCAAAGACAGGGAGCTGATTGGCTGGGATCACGACTTTGCCCGTATCGAAGCTTCAGTAGAGCGGGAGCAGCGTCATGTTGATCTTGAGGTTATTCTTTCGGCTAAAGGAAAAAAGGTAAAAAAGAATGGCATCGAACAAAAAAAGCTAAGTGAATATATAGGCGCATGCAACGTCGTCATGTTTGCCCCGGAGGATTTGAACCTTGTAAAAGGCGGGCCGAATATGAGGCGGCGTTTTATTGATATGGAGATTGGTCAGATCAGCCCGGTGTACCTGCACGATCTTTCCAAGTATCAGCGTATTCTAAAGCAGCGCAACCAGCTGCTGAAGGGCATGTTTCCCGCACCGAGCCGGGAACAGGAATTAACACTTGAGGTCATCGACGAGCAATACATTGAAGCAGCCGTAAAAGTAATCCAGCGGCGTTACGGATTTTTGCAGCAGCTTGAAGGATGGGCCTCAGAGATTCATACACGGATCACACAGGACCGCGAGCAGCTTAAGCTGCAGTACGACCCCTCTGCAAACATTCATGCGGAAATGGAAGCCTCAGTACTCGCTGAACAGCTTCGCGCAGAGCTTGAGCGCCGCAGAGAAAATGAAATCCGGCGGGGACTGTCGCTTGCAGGGCCGCACCGGGATGAAATGAAGCTTCTGGTCAACGACAGGGACGTACAGACTTACGGCTCCCAGGGCCAGCAGCGAACAGCTGCCTTATCGTTAAAAATGGCAGAGATAGAGCTGATCCGGTCTTACGTAGGGGAGTATCCCATCCTGCTGCTTGATGACGTCCTCTCTGAACTGGATCAGCATCGGCAGTCTCATTTACTGGACGCGATCCAGGGAAAAGTACAGACCTTTGTTACAACAACAAGCATTGAAAGCATCAAGCACGAGACAATCGAGCGGGCAACGGTATTTACGGCCCGCCAGGGACAATTGGAAAAACAGTAG
- the yaaA gene encoding S4 domain-containing protein YaaA, which yields MGEAINITTEYITLGQFLKEAGIIDTGGMAKWFLSEFAVEVNGEEEARRGRKLYPGDVVEVEENGSFTIGTGEG from the coding sequence ATGGGAGAGGCGATTAATATCACAACCGAATATATAACACTCGGCCAGTTCCTCAAAGAAGCTGGAATCATCGATACAGGTGGCATGGCAAAGTGGTTTCTCTCTGAATTCGCTGTGGAAGTGAATGGAGAAGAAGAAGCCCGCAGGGGAAGAAAGCTGTATCCAGGGGACGTAGTGGAAGTCGAAGAGAACGGAAGCTTCACTATCGGTACCGGCGAAGGATGA